The Mycteria americana isolate JAX WOST 10 ecotype Jacksonville Zoo and Gardens chromosome 18, USCA_MyAme_1.0, whole genome shotgun sequence genome window below encodes:
- the LOC142418461 gene encoding basic phospholipase A2 Sms-N6-like: MNSLLAFAVLFAWVFSPAHGSLWQLHKMITKATGKNALLHYSSYGCYCGLGGKGQPKDATDRCCQLHDTCYDNLLSYRCSAKMQGYHYSWHSGSPSCREGSWCAQLSCECDRSLVLCLKRSIRSYSKRYRFYPKHWCQ; the protein is encoded by the exons ATGAACTCCCTCCTCGCCTTCGCTGTGCTGTTTGCTTGGG TCTTTTCCCCAGCTCATGGGAGCCTCTGGCAGCTGCACAAGATGATCACGAAGGCGACGGGGAAAAACGCCTTGCTGCATTACTCCTCCTACGGCTGCTACTGCGGCTTGGGGGGCAAGGGGCAGCCCAAGGATGCCACAGACAG ATGTTGCCAGCTGCATGATACCTGCTACGACAACCTCCTGAGCTACCGCTGCAGTGCCAAGATGCAGGGCTACCACTACAGCTGGCACAGCGGCAGCCCCTCCTGCA gagagGGCTCCTGGTGCGCCCAGCTCTCCTGCGAGTGCGACCGCAGCCTGGTGCTTTGCCTGAAGCGAAGCATCAGGAGCTACAGCAAACGCTACCGCTTCTACCCCAAGCACTGGTGCCAGTGA